CTGCGGATCGACCGTGCGCAGAGTCCAGAGGATGACCGGGCGTCCCTGCGAAAACGGTGGGGTGAGCTTCAAGATCGCTACGCCGAGCTTCGGTTCAAAAAGGGACCGGTCCACGGGGATGCCCACGTGCATAACCTCATGGTGGACGACCGCAGACAAATGATCCTCATCGACTTCGAGGCGTTCTGCCACGACCATCCTGAGTGGGATCTGATGGTCACGGCTGCTGAGCATCACAGCCTGGGGTGGCAGAGCGACAAGCAATACGCCGGCTTCGTGAGCGCGTACGACGGGACCTGTACGACTGGCCCGGATACGAGACGATGCGCGGTCTTCAAGAGTTCGGCATGACGTGTCTCATGCAAAACATCCGGGAGGACGAGAAGACAGCTGCCGAGTATCGCCGGCGCATGGCGGCCCTTCATGACGACGCTGTCCCGCGGGATTGGCGTCCCTGGTAGGGCGCTACTCATCGCCGTCCAGGCGGGCCAGAGCATCGCGTACCTGGTCGTTGAGCGGGTGCACCGATAGTAGGCGTACCGGCCGCTGTCCGTGCCAGATGCGTTCCTGCCGGTCGACGCCGGTCTGGTCTTCGTCCCTGGTGTGGAGGATGCGGCAGTAGATCGCTGCGGGCTCGCCCGGTGTGACGACGGCCCTTCTAGCTTGGTCGGGCCATGTCAATCACTGTATGAGCCGGGTATGACACCGTGATCGTGGGCGCGGTGGTGTTCAAGGAGCGCTTCGGCGCGCCGCGCGTCGCCGCCGCGGGGCTGATGGCCATGGGCATCGCCCTGATGCTGCACGGGGTGTGAGCGGCCCCACCCGGCGGCGGGGCACCGAAAACACCTCGAACTCCCCGGCCATACGCGGCTAGCCTCGCGACCATGACCACCACCCCGACCCCCGCCCTCCAGACGATCCACGGCGTCCCGGTGTGGGTGTGCCCGGCACAGGGCGCCCCCGTCGCGACCGAGCAGGACGCCCTGGACCTGATCGGCGACGCCGGCTACCACGGCGCCCGGTGGGTCGTCGTTCCCGTCGAACGCTTCGACGGGAGGTTCTTCCACCTGCGCACGGGCGTCCTCGGCGACATCGTCGGCAAGTTCGCCAACTACCGCATGGGGCTCGTCGTCCTGGGTGACGTCTCCGCGCACACGGCGGCGAGCGACGCGCTGCGCGACTTCGTCCGCGAGTGCGACCGCGGCACGCAGACGTGGTTCGTCCCGGACCTCGACGCCCTCGGCGAGCGCCTGGCCGCCTGAAACCCCGCCGCCGTGCCCCGTGATCAGGCCCCCGGCCCGCCTCCCGCCCGCCCGGAGCACCGACCCGGGTCACCCAAGGCCGCTCGGGCACGGCGTGCGGCCCTGCCGTCCGGCAGGCGGAGGCGGCCGCGTGCGGCCGCGAGTGGCCTCTGCGGTGGCGGGACCGGGCGGGCCCCGCGCGCTCCGACCGGCGCAGACCAGCCGGCACGCCGCGCGAACCCGGCGCGCTCAGCCCGCGGCGGGCGCGCAGCG
This portion of the Streptomyces changanensis genome encodes:
- a CDS encoding phosphotransferase family protein yields the protein MTPTRSRAGLELPWFQPFEKQELRIDRAQSPEDDRASLRKRWGELQDRYAELRFKKGPVHGDAHVHNLMVDDRRQMILIDFEAFCHDHPEWDLMVTAAEHHSLGWQSDKQYAGFVSAYDGTCTTGPDTRRCAVFKSSA
- a CDS encoding DUF4180 domain-containing protein; this encodes MTTTPTPALQTIHGVPVWVCPAQGAPVATEQDALDLIGDAGYHGARWVVVPVERFDGRFFHLRTGVLGDIVGKFANYRMGLVVLGDVSAHTAASDALRDFVRECDRGTQTWFVPDLDALGERLAA